The Triticum aestivum cultivar Chinese Spring chromosome 6D, IWGSC CS RefSeq v2.1, whole genome shotgun sequence genomic sequence AGCTCATTTCCCCCTGGATCGGCTGCTCTGCCCCGTCACGACTGAACGGAACCTACCAATCCTCATGTGCACTGCAGAACTTGTACTGTTGCGCAAAGATGATGGCGGAGATTAcggcgatggaggaggcggccaagagggggctCGAGCTGGCCGTGGTGGTGCCGTCCATGACCATGGGCCCCATGCTGCAGCAGGCGCTCAACTTCAGCAGCAGCCACGTCGCGCGCTACCTCACAGGCACCAAGCCCACCTACCCCAACGCCGTCGCTGCCTACACCGACGTCCGCGATGTAGCCCGTGCGCATGCTCTCGTCTACGAGAACCCCGACGCTCGAGGCCGCTACCTTTGCATCGGCGCCGTGCTGCACCGAGCCCACTTCCTCCAGCTCCTCGGCGACCTCTTCCCGCAGTACCACATAACCGCCAAGTACGTACGATACTTCCAACCTGTTTGATTCCATTTTGGGCGTTGCTTGCTTGCTCACCATGGATTTTGTTGGCGTGGTCTGGCAGGTGTGAAGACGACGGCAAGCCCATGGCGAAGCCGTACAAGTTCTCTAACATGAGGCTCAGGGACCTGGGATTAGAGTTCACTCCTTTGAGGGAAAGTTTGTACGAGACGGTGACGTGCTTGCAGAAAAAGGGCCACTTGCCTCTGCCCGTTCTTCCTATAACACAAAAGCGTGCCTACTTGTAACAGGCCACGGGACAAATCTGTCTCATGAAATAAACCGAGCAAAGCAGGAACGaaagaagaagatgaacaagaaacCATGCTTTCTAAATTCAACGTCGAATTGTCTGTTTCTACAAGTATAAAGTGTAGCATGTAAATACTACTATTATGTAATGAATGATGATAGTGTCATTCTGGTTCAATGATAAACAGAGTAAAGCAGGAGGAGCAAAAGAAGGCTTTTTCCTAGGAAGATATTAGGATTTTAGGGATTCATCATGGAATGGCGTATTTCTGCAAGTGTAGAATGTAACATGTAAAAGTTGTCATGTTGTAATTTACAAATAAATGATAACGTCATTTGGGATCGATGGAGAAGAACGAGTCTTACAAGTCTGATTTCATACAAGTACTACTATATTCCATTTCTCACAGGGAGAGTAAATTGCAAATAGCCACCATAGTTGGCAAAGATACTGTTGTTTCATTTTGTTTTATCGTTTTGGTTTTCTCATTGAAGGGAACTTATGTCGACATATCAAGATGATCCAATCCCATACAGTTTCAtacagcttttctaatgtcaagtatcattttcttagaccatgagattgtgcaacttccggataccgtaggaatgctttgggtgtaccaaagtcacaacgtaactgggtggctataaaggtgcactacatgtatttccgaaagtatttgttgagttggcacgaatcgagactgggatttgtcactccgtatgatggagaggtatctctgggcccactcggtaatgcatcatcataatgagctcagtgtgactaaggagttagtcacgggatcatgcgttacggaatgagtaaagagacttgccggtaacgagattgaacaaggcatagggataccgacgatcgaatctcgggcaagtaacataccgatagacaaagggaattgtatacgggattgattgaatccccgacattgtggttcatctgatgagatcatcgtggaacatgtgggagcc encodes the following:
- the LOC123142130 gene encoding cinnamoyl-CoA reductase 1-like; protein product: MPSIDKATDNGEMKKRQPEQELVCVTGAGGFIGSWVVKELLLRGYRVRGTARDPADCKNAHLLALEGAQERLTLCRADVLDYDGLRAAFCGCHGVFHVASPVSNDPDLVPVAIEGTRNVISAAADAGVRRVVFTSSYGAVHMDPNRSADTVLDETCWSDYDFCKNTGNLYCCAKMMAEITAMEEAAKRGLELAVVVPSMTMGPMLQQALNFSSSHVARYLTGTKPTYPNAVAAYTDVRDVARAHALVYENPDARGRYLCIGAVLHRAHFLQLLGDLFPQYHITAKCEDDGKPMAKPYKFSNMRLRDLGLEFTPLRESLYETVTCLQKKGHLPLPVLPITQKRAYL